ATCAACAGCGCCAGCCCGATGGCTCTGGTTTGGCGATTCGTGAGAAAGCGCATGAGAGAAGCCTCCTTAGATTTTGGATTCGTAAGATGATTGCAGATGAATGAGCGAGGCGAATTGTACAACCGGCAACTTGCGAAAGTCTAGCAACCGGCAAAATCCCTGGTTTGTCGCCATCCTGAAAGCGGTCATGAATCATGCGTCACCAACCATTTCGTTAAAACGGATAAAAGACGGGCGGCAAGGGTAAGTGGGAAAAGTGTAGATTCAGGGTTGTCGTTTAAGTGGTATTGCAATTACTATTCGGAAATCACCGGCATCACTGACAATCGCAGGCACAAAAAAGTTGAATCCCCCTCTGTCGAAATCGGGAAGCGCGCTTCTCTTTGGTACAGCCTCGGTTCGCTAGGTGGCTATCCTGATTGTTTAGGAGAGTGAAATGGATAAAATTATCCTGCCATCAATTACCCAGCTTGCAGGGCAATTACCAATTCTGCTTGCCTATTTGATTGGGATGATTTTGGCTATGGTGTTCTGGCGGCGTTATCGCGCGGCTTGCCGTCTGACGTTGATTGCGACCAGCCTGCTTTTGCTGACCTCGATAATTTTTCCATTCATCTTTCAGTATCTCAATTATGTTCGGGTTGAACGGGGATGGGATTATAGTAAGATGAGTTTGATTTTATTCATGGTTAATTTGCTCAGCAGTTTATTGCGCGCCGCCGGAATCGGGTTGTTGCTGGCAGCGGTGTTTGTCCAACGCAGGGTTGATACAAAGGTCGAGCAGGGTTAATTGTCCGGTGTCTTTCTTAGCTCCAACAAAAGACAAAATATTCACGACAGGCTTGGATTAATCGGCTTTTGCCTCAAATCGACTGCCCCAATCGCTTGCCTCTCAATTTCGCTTTGTATTGGGCGCGCAAGTTGATTTATCGTCATGCCACATTCGGCAAAGTAGCAGGATGTAAGGTTAAGCCCCTCTATTAATACCCCTCTCAATGGTTCATTAGCGTGAAAGGCAGAGTTGCCATGAAAAAGACTCGTATTGCCGTCCTGGTCTCCTTCATCGTGTTGGGTGCGTCTATGGTGGTCATCGCCTCGGTTGCAGGCGAGGCAATGAGCAGTCCCGTATTCCCGGCATCGCATTCATCAGTCACCATGAATTCGCAAGGTTCAATCACAAACCACACAGATGACCTCAGCAACTCCCGGCGCAACCGCCCCTCGTCTTTGCGAGGGTTCAGGCAAGCGGAAATCAACGATGCCCACTTCTTCAAGTCTACGCTGTTTAATCACACGTCAGAATTTTTCCAAAGCCTTACAACTCCAACTTCTCTTCAGACGATTGCCTGCGGGCAAACCATTTCGGCATCGATTAGCGCAAGCGGTGAGCAGGATTTGTACACCTTCAGTGGCAATCAAGGTGAAGCGGTCAACATCGCGGCGATTGCCACATCGGGCGATTTGTGCGTGCGCATCGAACTCTACGACCCCTCAAGCACTGCCATTGCGGTGAATCTATTTGGCATTTGCAACCTGAATACCGGCAGTGTGGTGTTGCCAGCGACCGGCACCTATACGATTCTCATCCGCGATATGAATTCCACGCGCACCGGTAATTACAATATCAATTTGCAATTCACCACCGGCAGTTGTGCGGCTGCCATCACCTGCGGGCAAACTGTTGGCGGCAGCATCGATGCAATTGTCGAACAGGATGCTTATAGCTTCAGCGGCAATCAAGGCGAAGCGGTCAATATCGTAGCCCTTGCCGCATCCGGCAATTTATGCGCTCGCATTGAACTCTACGACCCCGCAGGTACGGCGCTGGCGGTGAATTTATTCGGCGGTTGCAATTCGAGCACCGGCAGTGTGGTGCTGCCCGCGAATGGCACGTACACGATCATAATCCGGGATGTGAGTTTCGTTGGGACGGGCAGTTACAACCTCAGTGTGCAATTCACCACCGGCAGATGTGCGACGGCGATAGCCTGCGGGCAGACCATCAGCGCCAGCCTTGATGCAATTGTTGAGCAGGACGCTTACACTTTCAGCGGCAATCAGGGCGAAGCGGTCAACATCGCGGCGATTGCGACATCGGGGACGCATTGCCCGCGCATCGAGTTGTTCAATCCTGCGGGCACTTCGATAGCGGTGAATCTGTTCGGCGGGTGCAACTCGAATACCGGCAGCGTGGTGTTGCCGATGAGCGGCACCTATACGATTGTGGTGCGCGATGTGAATTTGAATCGCACCGGTAACTACAATATCAATCTCCAATTCACCACCGGACGTTGCGCGACGCCGATGGGATGTGGTCAAACAATCACCGCCAATATCGGAGCCACCGCCGAGCAGGATGCTTATTCATTCAATGGCAATCAAGGCGAAACCATCAACATCGTTGCCGTAGCTTCCGCAGGGCAGTTGTGCGCGCAAATAGAATTATATAATCCGTCAGGCGCGCTCATTGCCATCAATCTTTATGGCGGCTGCAACTCAACTACCGATAGTTTGATTTTGCCCGCGAATGGCACGTACACGATCATAATCCGGGATGTGAGTTTCGTTGGGACGGGCAGTTACAACCTCAGTGTGCAATTCACCACCGGCAGATGTGCGACGGCGATAGCCTGCGGGCAGACCATCAGCGCCAGCCTTGATGCAATTGTTGAGCAGGACGCTTACACTTTCAGCGGCAATCAGGGCGAAGCGGTCAACATCGCGGCGATTGCGACATCGGGGACGCATTGCCCGCGCATCGAGTTGTTCAATCCTGCGGGCACTTCGATAGCGGTGAATCTGTTCGGCGGGTGCAACTCGAATACCGGCAGCGTGGTGTTGCCGATGAGCGGCACCTATACGATTGTGGTGCGCGATGTGAATTTGAATCGCACCGGTAACTACAATATCAATCTCCAATTCACCACCGGAAAATGTGCCGCTCCGATTGATTGCGCAGAAACCAAAAGCGGTAACATTGCAGCAACCGCCGAGCAGGATACTTATACATTTTGTGGGGCGGCAGGCGGTTCAGTGCAAATTGCCGCGGTTGCCACCTCAGGCACGCAATGCGCCCGCATCGAGTTGTACAATCCTTTGGGCGGACTTGTCGCCATCAATGGATTTGGCGGGTGCAATTCAAATACCGCGAACCTTACCTTGTCATCAACCGGCACCTATACCATTCTCATACGCGACCTGACACTCACAGCTACCGGGGCATATGACGTGACGCTTTCCTGTTCGGGCGTCACCTGCGCGACAGCCGTAACCCTCTCTCAATTTAGCGCAACCGGATATGATGATGGGGTTTTACTGGAGTGGCAGACCGGTTATGAAGTCGATAACCTCGGCTTCAATCTCTATCGGGAAACCGCTGGCAGGCGCGAGTTGGTCAATCGACGGTTAGTCGCAGGATCGGCTCTGGTAGCCGGTTCCGGGGTTTCCATTCAAGCCGGACAAGCTTATTCATGGTGGGACGCGACAGCTTGCGAATCAGGGATTGCGGATTGTCAGGACACGCGCTACTGGTTGGAAGACATAGACCTCAATGGCGGCAGCGCCTGGCACGGACCTTACTCTTTGAAATATGTCGGTGGCAAAGTGCCATCACGCAGCGATTCACCGATGCTTGGTCGCGCAGGCGATTCACAAACCGGATTGACGTTGCCGGTTGAGCGGGCAACTTTGCCGCAGTTGAGCAAGCCCGAACAACTCACGTGGCAATCCAACCTTTCGCAACAAGCCGCAGTGAAATTGTGGGTGAAGCGGGAAGGCTTTTACCGCGTAACCGCCGCAGAGCTTGCCGCAGCCGGATTTGAGCTGAAAGCCGATGCGCGCTACCTGCAACTCTATGCCGACGGGCGGCAAATTCCCATCAATGTCGTCAACGATAAAGAGGGACGGTTGTCTGCCATAGAATTTTATGGCAGCGGATTAAATACCGTTTACACCGACCAGCGGGTTTACTGGCTGGTTGCAGGCGCGCAACCGGGGCTTCGCATCGCGCAAGTGAAAAGCGCCGGTTATCCGACAATCGCGCAAAGTTTTCTCTACACGGTTGAACGCCGTGACCGGGCGATTTATTTTGCGGCGCTACGCAATGGCGAGGAGGACAATTTCTTCGGGCAGGTGATTGCCTCGTCATTTGTAGAGCAATCACTCACGCTGCAAAATGTCGAGCAAGCCGCAAGCGGTGAAGCGACCCTCGAAGTTGCGCTGCAAGGCGTCACCACATTGGCGCATAAAGTATGGGTCTATCTCAACGGCGCATTTGCCGGTGAAATATCATTCGATGGACAGGCGAA
This DNA window, taken from Acidobacteriota bacterium, encodes the following:
- a CDS encoding C25 family cysteine peptidase codes for the protein MKKTRIAVLVSFIVLGASMVVIASVAGEAMSSPVFPASHSSVTMNSQGSITNHTDDLSNSRRNRPSSLRGFRQAEINDAHFFKSTLFNHTSEFFQSLTTPTSLQTIACGQTISASISASGEQDLYTFSGNQGEAVNIAAIATSGDLCVRIELYDPSSTAIAVNLFGICNLNTGSVVLPATGTYTILIRDMNSTRTGNYNINLQFTTGSCAAAITCGQTVGGSIDAIVEQDAYSFSGNQGEAVNIVALAASGNLCARIELYDPAGTALAVNLFGGCNSSTGSVVLPANGTYTIIIRDVSFVGTGSYNLSVQFTTGRCATAIACGQTISASLDAIVEQDAYTFSGNQGEAVNIAAIATSGTHCPRIELFNPAGTSIAVNLFGGCNSNTGSVVLPMSGTYTIVVRDVNLNRTGNYNINLQFTTGRCATPMGCGQTITANIGATAEQDAYSFNGNQGETINIVAVASAGQLCAQIELYNPSGALIAINLYGGCNSTTDSLILPANGTYTIIIRDVSFVGTGSYNLSVQFTTGRCATAIACGQTISASLDAIVEQDAYTFSGNQGEAVNIAAIATSGTHCPRIELFNPAGTSIAVNLFGGCNSNTGSVVLPMSGTYTIVVRDVNLNRTGNYNINLQFTTGKCAAPIDCAETKSGNIAATAEQDTYTFCGAAGGSVQIAAVATSGTQCARIELYNPLGGLVAINGFGGCNSNTANLTLSSTGTYTILIRDLTLTATGAYDVTLSCSGVTCATAVTLSQFSATGYDDGVLLEWQTGYEVDNLGFNLYRETAGRRELVNRRLVAGSALVAGSGVSIQAGQAYSWWDATACESGIADCQDTRYWLEDIDLNGGSAWHGPYSLKYVGGKVPSRSDSPMLGRAGDSQTGLTLPVERATLPQLSKPEQLTWQSNLSQQAAVKLWVKREGFYRVTAAELAAAGFELKADARYLQLYADGRQIPINVVNDKEGRLSAIEFYGSGLNTVYTDQRVYWLVAGAQPGLRIAQVKSAGYPTIAQSFLYTVERRDRAIYFAALRNGEEDNFFGQVIASSFVEQSLTLQNVEQAASGEATLEVALQGVTTLAHKVWVYLNGAFAGEISFDGQAKAISKFTIAQSLLKEGDNQVRFIAQAGLTDISLVDYIRLSYWHDFMADQNALQFTAAANQEVTINGFTSGAIRLLDVTDPNAPQEISGKVEAQAEGYAVRVAAPGAGERRLLAIANELASKPAKIAANQPSRWRSGTHAADLLIIAPGNFFSAIEPLRTLRSAQGLKVELADVEDLYDEFNFGNKSPQALKDFLKVAKSSWKIKPRYLLLVGDASYDARNYLGLGDWDIVLTKLLDTQMMETASDDWLADFDGDGIAELAIGRLPARTPEEAAAMVKKIINYENANPIASMLLVADVNNGFDFERAATELRALIPASLRVEQLNRGQLDAATAKNLLRDAIARGQKVINYTGHGSMNAWNGSLLTSAEARGLTNSEKLPLFIMMTCLNGYFHDPTTDSLAESLMKAQHGGAIAVWTSTGLTTLAQQSVMNQQLYQLLFTTGKIQSNALTLGEAILKAKSAVSDVDIRRTWILLGDPTMRLK